The following coding sequences are from one Triticum dicoccoides isolate Atlit2015 ecotype Zavitan chromosome 4A, WEW_v2.0, whole genome shotgun sequence window:
- the LOC119288514 gene encoding uncharacterized protein LOC119288514: MTTVRVLLAVALVISLLALGHPLAHARHVKDLSSMPTGDSSSEKKGLQQGSNMKLDAGKTKKVENVGVEETPKGYAEPSFGNRGSLGAESDKVAVLARRGEPPKPHPKKHN; this comes from the exons ATGACTACTGTCCGAGTTCTTCTTGCAGTTGCCCTGGTCATCTCCCTGCTCGCCCTTGGCCATCCCCTTGCTCATGCCCGCCATG TGAAGGACCTGTCGTCCATGCCAACCGGTGATTCCTCGTCTGAAAAGAAAGGATTACAGCAAGGGAGTAACATGAAGCTCGATGCCGGGAAGACGAAGAAAGTTGAAAACGTCGGAGTGGAGGAGACACCTAAGGGATATGCTGAACCAAGCTTCGGCAACCGGGGGAGCCTTGGTGCTGAGTCTGATAAGGTGGCCGTGCTTGCTCGCCGTGGAGAACCACCCAAGCCTCACCCGAAAAAACACAACTAA